One stretch of Segatella copri DNA includes these proteins:
- a CDS encoding PDDEXK nuclease domain-containing protein: MAEKNNIPQFVNSDSFMADKNYVKWLSDLKKRFHAAQLKAAVKVNTEMLKFYWSLGEDICEKQKQYKWGAKVIGRLSLDLRAEFPQSEGFSRTNLYDIKRWFAFYSSQIEFVHQAGGQLQKVDNANTPIPEILLGVPWRHQTVIVSKCDTINEALFYLNKVVENNMSRTELEYVVKSQLYEHTGKALNNFDVTLSQPQNLLAAEIIKDPYKLDFFSLPSKFSEMDLENKLATNITRFLLELGKGFAYVGRQIELDTPSGKAYFPDMIFYHTRLKCYVVVELKIVDFMPEFIGKLNFYVSAADELLKGEGDNPSIGILLCKDKDSSVVEWSLRGITTPLGVASYQLQEVYERTLLEIKQESAEEED, encoded by the coding sequence ATGGCTGAAAAGAACAATATACCACAGTTTGTGAACAGCGACTCATTCATGGCAGACAAGAACTATGTGAAGTGGTTGTCTGACTTGAAAAAGCGCTTTCATGCGGCACAGCTTAAAGCTGCAGTCAAAGTGAATACAGAAATGCTCAAATTCTATTGGAGTTTGGGCGAGGACATTTGTGAGAAACAGAAACAGTATAAGTGGGGGGCAAAAGTTATTGGAAGACTTAGTCTTGACTTGCGTGCGGAATTTCCTCAGAGTGAGGGATTTTCCAGGACCAACTTGTATGATATCAAACGGTGGTTTGCGTTCTATTCAAGTCAAATAGAATTTGTCCACCAGGCTGGTGGACAATTACAGAAAGTGGATAATGCCAACACACCAATTCCGGAGATTCTGCTTGGTGTGCCTTGGAGACACCAAACGGTAATTGTTTCCAAATGCGATACGATAAACGAAGCCTTGTTCTATCTTAATAAGGTAGTTGAAAACAACATGAGCCGTACAGAATTGGAGTATGTTGTTAAGTCTCAATTGTATGAGCATACAGGCAAGGCGTTGAACAACTTTGATGTTACATTGTCGCAACCGCAAAACCTATTGGCTGCAGAGATTATAAAAGATCCATATAAGTTGGATTTCTTCTCTTTACCGAGCAAGTTCAGCGAAATGGATTTGGAGAATAAGTTGGCTACCAATATTACTCGTTTCCTCTTGGAACTGGGTAAGGGCTTTGCGTATGTAGGTCGGCAGATAGAACTTGATACGCCAAGCGGAAAGGCGTACTTCCCCGACATGATATTCTACCATACTCGGTTGAAATGCTATGTGGTAGTGGAGTTGAAAATCGTGGATTTTATGCCTGAGTTCATCGGCAAGCTGAATTTCTATGTTTCGGCAGCAGATGAGTTGCTTAAAGGAGAAGGAGACAATCCAAGCATTGGCATTCTCCTTTGCAAGGATAAAGACTCGTCCGTTGTTGAATGGTCTTTGCGTGGTATTACCACTCCGTTAGGTGTGGCAAGTTATCAGTTGCAGGAGGTGTATGAACGTACACTGCTTGAAATCAAGCAGGAATCGGCAGAGGAAGAAGACTAA
- a CDS encoding DUF4160 domain-containing protein: MPKIFEYFGFIFLFYSNEHEPIHVHVMKDGHEAIFEIILENGELVEIHRRTSSKIPPLSEKDAATAEAFVKKYYKNIVDKWVNFFIYKKRIRSTKITKKL, translated from the coding sequence ATGCCAAAGATATTTGAATACTTCGGATTTATCTTTCTGTTCTATTCAAATGAGCATGAACCAATACACGTTCATGTAATGAAGGATGGACATGAAGCTATTTTCGAGATAATATTAGAAAATGGTGAACTTGTTGAAATTCATAGAAGAACTTCTAGCAAGATACCACCTTTAAGTGAGAAGGATGCTGCTACAGCAGAAGCCTTTGTGAAGAAGTACTATAAGAATATAGTTGATAAATGGGTAAACTTCTTTATTTATAAGAAAAGAATACGTTCAACTAAAATAACGAAGAAATTATGA
- a CDS encoding DUF2442 domain-containing protein, with product MNLSIVSAKYVAPLKVELHFNDDTIKTIDVGAFIRNHPHPQYNSYLNENKFKKFKIEFGNIVWGKNWDLIFPIDKLYAGVCC from the coding sequence ATGAACTTAAGTATCGTTTCTGCAAAATATGTGGCGCCATTAAAAGTTGAATTACACTTTAATGATGACACCATTAAGACGATAGATGTAGGTGCTTTTATCAGAAATCACCCACATCCGCAATATAACTCTTACTTGAATGAAAACAAATTCAAAAAGTTCAAGATAGAGTTTGGTAATATCGTTTGGGGAAAGAATTGGGATTTGATATTTCCAATAGATAAGTTATATGCTGGCGTTTGCTGCTGA
- a CDS encoding Rpn family recombination-promoting nuclease/putative transposase — MIMKQVEERYISLLTDFGFKRIFGTAMNKDLLICFLNSLFNGRQVVKDVSYLNPEHVGDVYTDRRAIFDVYCEGENGEKFIVEMQNAYQTYFKDRALFYSTFPIREQAPKGNEWDFKLNHIYTVALLNFSMNEDAFDKEKIRHHVQLCDTATHKVFYDKLEYIYVEISKFNKPLEELDTLYEKWLYALKNLYKLTQRPKELCDKVFDRLFEEAEIAKFTPQEMREYETSKMAYRDIKNSVDTAKREGIAEGKEIGMKEGMEKGMEKGREEGRAEGMNLRSLEIARKMLAKGMDEASIMDMTGLTAEEIKLLKAEM, encoded by the coding sequence ATGATTATGAAGCAGGTAGAAGAAAGATACATCAGCTTGCTGACCGACTTCGGTTTCAAGCGAATTTTTGGAACAGCAATGAACAAGGATTTGCTCATTTGCTTCCTCAACAGCTTGTTTAATGGCAGACAGGTTGTGAAGGACGTGTCGTATCTGAATCCAGAGCATGTGGGAGATGTATATACCGACCGCAGAGCCATCTTTGATGTATATTGTGAGGGCGAAAACGGCGAGAAGTTCATCGTTGAAATGCAGAATGCCTACCAGACGTATTTCAAGGATCGCGCCCTCTTCTACTCCACCTTCCCCATCCGAGAACAGGCGCCCAAGGGGAATGAGTGGGATTTCAAGCTCAATCATATATATACCGTTGCCCTGCTCAACTTCAGCATGAACGAGGACGCCTTCGACAAGGAGAAAATCCGCCATCATGTGCAGTTGTGCGACACAGCTACCCACAAAGTATTTTACGACAAGCTCGAATATATTTATGTAGAGATTTCCAAGTTCAACAAACCCCTGGAAGAACTGGATACGCTCTACGAGAAGTGGCTCTATGCACTGAAGAACCTCTATAAGCTTACCCAGCGCCCTAAAGAGCTGTGCGACAAGGTCTTCGACCGCCTCTTCGAGGAAGCCGAAATAGCCAAGTTTACACCGCAGGAAATGAGGGAGTACGAGACCAGCAAGATGGCATATCGCGACATCAAGAATTCCGTAGACACTGCTAAGCGTGAAGGTATAGCTGAGGGTAAGGAAATTGGTATGAAGGAAGGTATGGAAAAAGGTATGGAGAAAGGTAGAGAAGAAGGCAGAGCTGAAGGCATGAACCTGCGAAGCCTTGAGATTGCCAGAAAGATGCTGGCAAAGGGTATGGATGAAGCGTCTATCATGGATATGACGGGGCTGACGGCAGAGGAGATAAAGCTGCTGAAAGCGGAGATGTAG
- a CDS encoding ATP-binding protein yields MKQKILERLGYSNRIERMFGRGMMIALTGQRRVGKSCVMRRIYNHIAENEENHVIYIDKEKTSFDMIANYQDLEAYVAANIVEGKENYLFIDEVQEISDFEKALLSIQSDDTCQIMITGSNAKMLSGELATRLRGRYIAYRIRGLCYEEFLTFHELKDDDASLNLYLQYGGLPQLRSLGLENTDLVEDYLDNVYNTIVLRDIIERENIRNIPLLRTLLKFVSDNIGKQFSATSIVKFLKSQNTETSAKMILTYLEYLSNAFIIDRVNRYDIHGKRLFELGDKFYFEDLGIRNHIIGGNRRFDIEKVMENAVYIHLCRMGYKVYVGQMYKAEIDFVAEKADSVAYVQVTYLLASEETVEREFGNLKLIKDSHPKYVISMDRLYSQTNIDGIKHIHLRDFLKMTTLV; encoded by the coding sequence ATGAAACAAAAAATATTAGAAAGACTAGGGTATTCCAATCGTATCGAACGCATGTTTGGACGTGGAATGATGATTGCATTGACGGGCCAGAGGCGTGTCGGCAAGAGTTGTGTGATGCGGCGAATTTATAATCACATCGCTGAGAATGAAGAAAATCACGTTATCTATATAGATAAGGAGAAAACCTCATTTGATATGATAGCCAACTATCAGGATCTGGAGGCTTATGTAGCAGCCAACATCGTTGAGGGTAAGGAAAACTATCTGTTTATTGATGAGGTGCAGGAGATTTCTGATTTCGAGAAAGCACTCCTCAGTATCCAATCGGATGATACCTGCCAGATTATGATTACCGGCAGCAACGCCAAGATGCTATCGGGCGAACTGGCAACTCGCCTGAGAGGCAGATATATTGCTTATCGCATTAGAGGACTCTGCTATGAAGAGTTCCTGACGTTCCATGAACTGAAGGATGATGATGCTTCCTTGAACCTGTATCTGCAGTATGGCGGGCTCCCTCAGTTGCGCAGTTTAGGATTGGAAAATACCGATTTGGTAGAAGATTATCTTGACAATGTGTATAATACGATAGTACTTCGTGATATCATAGAGCGAGAAAACATCAGAAACATACCATTGTTGCGAACGCTGCTGAAGTTTGTGAGCGATAATATCGGTAAACAATTCTCAGCAACGAGTATTGTAAAATTTCTGAAAAGCCAGAACACCGAAACGTCTGCCAAGATGATTCTCACGTATTTGGAGTATTTAAGCAATGCTTTTATTATCGATAGAGTTAACAGATACGACATTCATGGCAAGCGACTTTTCGAGTTAGGCGACAAGTTCTATTTCGAAGACCTGGGAATCAGGAATCATATTATAGGTGGCAACAGGCGTTTTGATATCGAAAAGGTGATGGAAAACGCTGTATATATCCATTTGTGCAGGATGGGGTATAAAGTATATGTTGGTCAGATGTATAAGGCTGAGATTGATTTTGTTGCCGAGAAAGCGGATAGTGTGGCGTATGTGCAAGTTACCTATCTGCTGGCTTCTGAGGAAACGGTAGAGCGTGAATTCGGCAATTTGAAATTGATAAAAGACAGTCATCCCAAATACGTGATTTCTATGGATAGGCTTTACAGTCAAACCAATATTGATGGCATTAAGCACATTCATCTGCGAGATTTTCTGAAAATGACTACTTTGGTTTGA
- a CDS encoding Abi family protein has protein sequence MANLIPFTKRFESSENLVNLLESRGLQIYDRNKAIQYLDNIGYYRLSAYMYPLLKMPKTAHLYKEGSSFKKVMMLYRFDKKLRLLMFNEIEKIEIAIRRAVMQITADMTGNPFWLTDSSYFLDSSRFNETIRAISKEYSKSKEEFVLHFKRTYSEPYPPSWILGELLTIGNVNAIYRNIKQNRIRKRIAKRFGLPINVFESWLTVIAVTRNACGHHSRVWNKQNAIQPAIPNSPEREWITLPTDSMRAYFDLCIIKYFLNVISPNNDMQSKITWLFIRFPEIDLKALGFPQGWQMEPLWR, from the coding sequence ATGGCAAATCTTATACCTTTTACAAAACGATTTGAATCTTCAGAAAATCTCGTTAATTTGCTTGAATCACGAGGTTTACAGATTTATGATAGGAACAAAGCCATACAGTACCTTGACAATATTGGTTATTACAGATTGTCTGCTTATATGTATCCTTTGTTGAAGATGCCCAAGACAGCACATTTATACAAGGAAGGTTCATCCTTCAAGAAAGTGATGATGCTTTATCGTTTTGATAAGAAACTGAGACTACTCATGTTCAATGAGATAGAAAAGATTGAAATTGCTATCAGACGGGCAGTAATGCAAATAACAGCAGATATGACGGGCAATCCTTTTTGGCTTACTGACTCTTCTTATTTCTTGGATAGTTCCAGGTTTAATGAAACAATACGAGCTATATCCAAGGAATACAGCAAATCCAAGGAGGAGTTTGTTCTTCATTTCAAGCGAACCTATTCTGAGCCATATCCACCATCGTGGATTTTAGGCGAGCTGCTTACTATTGGAAATGTCAATGCTATTTATCGTAACATCAAACAAAATCGCATACGCAAACGCATAGCTAAACGTTTTGGTTTGCCTATCAATGTGTTTGAGTCATGGCTTACAGTTATTGCTGTTACTCGAAATGCCTGTGGTCATCATTCAAGAGTATGGAACAAACAGAATGCTATTCAGCCAGCGATTCCAAATAGTCCTGAAAGAGAATGGATAACGCTACCAACAGATTCCATGCGTGCTTACTTCGATCTGTGCATCATCAAGTACTTTCTTAATGTTATATCCCCCAATAATGATATGCAATCCAAAATAACATGGTTGTTCATTCGGTTTCCCGAAATTGACTTAAAAGCTCTCGGCTTTCCGCAGGGATGGCAAATGGAACCATTATGGAGGTAA
- a CDS encoding Rpn family recombination-promoting nuclease/putative transposase: protein MPKEHEVTKFRTDVALREKSSDSMFSDKLRFIYLSLPFFDKSEEECETGFEKWIYVLKYWKDCLLRHRKRYSIILLNWRMFVA from the coding sequence ATGCCAAAGGAGCATGAGGTGACAAAGTTTAGGACAGACGTTGCTTTGAGGGAGAAGTCTAGTGACTCGATGTTTTCTGACAAGCTTCGTTTCATCTATCTTTCTCTTCCTTTCTTTGATAAGAGTGAGGAAGAATGCGAGACAGGTTTTGAAAAATGGATTTATGTTTTGAAGTATTGGAAAGATTGCCTTTTACGGCACAGAAAAAGATATTCGATCATCTTGCTAAATTGGCGGATGTTCGTTGCTTGA